The genomic stretch TTTGGTAGAAAGAGCACATCACTATGCAAGCGTTTGTTACAAATGATTTGCACTCCAAACTCAAAGTTTTCACCCTATGAACAGTTATGATTAAATCTAATCAACCGTCTAAATCAATCATCCAGAACTTTCATTATAATATCTAACCTGTCATATGTTTCTAAATACTTTTAAATTACTTTATACCACTCTTTATACTTCTAGACATATTCATATTCTTCTAAAATGCTCTATGATCCCCCACAGGCTTTTGCGACATTCTAAAATCTTTCAAAGTCTTCCAAGTATTTTAGAACCTTCTGAAATCATCTAGAATAATCTCAACACTCTAGAGTCTTTCTAAATTCTATACAAACAGCCTTAAAAATAACATCctaaaattagtaaattaattgTACTGTTTACTTTCTTCAATCGCAAAATGACAAACATACAACAGCACAATAGATTTTAGTATTTTCTACTATATGAACACCTCACTCCTATTTTAGAATCTTCCATTTTTGTCAGTAAGTATTGGCACCTCAATTATATACCCCCTATCCTATTCATAacaaacacttttttttttttttaaacccttctcattgaaagatgaaaatagaaaacagtTACCTGTGTGTGCGAGAGTCCCATCCACATAAGTTGGCAGCTTCAGTGAGAGCAGCCTTCCACTTATGCACCTTTAATCTGAGGGCACTCCCAAGATCTCTCTCAAGCTTCGCCAACGCTTTGTCGTAAGTCCCTGTTTGGTTCCTTATGTCCGAAGGATCAGTCTCGTAGAACACAGGTATCACTACAAGTCCCTCTAATTTTCTGCACTCCATTATTTTAGCCAGCTCTTCCAGACACCATTTTGAAGAGGCATAATTCTCAGAGAAAACCACGATGGCGACACGTGAGCCCTCGATAGCTTCGGATAGTTTGGGCCAAACTCGTTCTCCCTTTGTGAGATTATAATCGACGTATGTGTGGATTTGGTGCCTGTCAAGTGCACTGTGCAGATGGCTTGTGAAGCCGACACGTGTGTCTTCACCTCTGAAGCTAAGGAAAACATCGTGCTTTCTGTTGGAGGAGGAAGACATGATTCCGATTTCTGAGGACTGAGGTCAACCCAAAAATAGATAGAAACCAGGCTTCTGCAGTTCTtctgctatatatatatatatatatcatcatGCTCGCCAGTGCGCTGATTATTGTTTAGACAAATTTTTTGGTGCCTTTGACTTTGccataaatttgaattttgataaatattaaatatttaaaaataatttattttaataaattagacaGTTACATATAGAGTATAGACACTATAGTAATTATCTTTTGTTTATGTATTcagcaaatattttttcaattaattttttttctaaaagcAAATGtttattaacttaaaaaattatttgctgtgatgtttaaaaatttagtatctaattataaaaaattaaatggttaatatttaatttaaaaatataaaattaataaattttaaatatttaaaatttgttataaaatataaattaaatactaaataatggacaCTATAAAActaactttaaaaaatattttctctcaaattatattcatatatctcaaaaaatacttaatttaattttgataaaaatataaaatagtttacACATTTATTTAAGTTGGAGCtgtttttattataattatttatatagttaatataaaaaataattattttttacctATCATTATATAGGAAGGTTTTCACATTTACCACAATACTTTTTTGGTACACTTatatttcattcttttttactattaagatatatagtaaaataattaaaaagataagattgagaattacaatattttttttggagAGCACCATAAAAAAGAGACAAATTGTTTCCTTAGCCCACAGAAAGAATGagaaaattacaattttttttctaactaTTAACCAATTTTTATTGATCATTTTATCTCTCtttgttattgttttttttCCACTTTTTCGTTTTTTCAAGATAGATGACTTTTTTTGGCACGATATAGTACTTtatttgtctatttattttacAGGGATATtactaataatttattattaatttattattatataagataaaactattttgtaatttagttttgttttttttgtacATATATAGTACTTGTTTATTAATCCAATTTTTTTCACTATATTAAAAACATGTTATTTTACTAAatgtatattatttttcaaaattttaaatattaattattttaaatattaatctatttttattaagttatttaaaaaagagataaaattaaaaaagaatgagaaaaggtaaaaaaaaatattttcaatcataatAGATCTATTTAACACTTATGaccattttctttcttttatttttgttttttttcatatttaaaataatttagagagagacaaattttaataataaattataaaaaattttaatcgtGATATATTATGCTATATTTAAGTACTATAATAtaagaaagaaattaaattaggtCAAATATAGTGTAAGTATGATTTCTTTTAGTTTATTTATAactgtataaaaaaataatattaacattaaggataaaaaattatctaaaataaaaagttaataaaaaCATTTTGCCAATAGTTTACACATTTATTTAAGTTGCAGCtgtttttattataattatttatataatcgatataaaagataattattttttaccTCTCATTATATAATAGAGTACATGCTGATAGCTGGGATACatgtaaaaaaaatgataaaaacaTATGCttcgtttttaatttttggactCTTTTTGTAactgataaaataaaaaataataaaaaaataaaaacttaggTGCAGTCAACagtcaacttcacatgaagttgatagttgagagccgttagatgatttgactatTTAACTTTATCTAACAactctcaaatatcaacttcacgtgaaatctGACATGAGTTTTtaccataaaaaaaatatccaacCCTACTCGGAGTCTCCTGTTGACTGTTGTAGCAAGTTCTTGCAGAATTCAGAAACGCGGAAAGCTGAGTAAATCAGTAAACACAAGGAAATAACGAAGCAAATCAGTTATCAAACGCTTgtggaaaaagtgaataaataaaaaaacaaaaagagaaaggaCAAGGCAATTTCTTCCCTTTTTATTGTCTTATTTTATACTAGTAAGTCCTCCTTCCAGATCAACTCAAACCGGATGAGAAAGTTAAACGAAATTAAAGCCTTACTCAAAAACAAATTAAACCACCTTCTACTCAAGACACATCGGATATGTTAGAACGGTTAATTATTTCTTAACGTAATGGAACTTGAAATACGGTTGGTGTTTGGGATGGTAATTGTTCTAGCAAAGATAGTAGCCGCAGCTACCCAAGCCCTTCCTGGCTGCACCGAAACATGTGGGGATGTCTCAATTCCATACCCGTTTGGCATAGGAGTTTCATCAATCACCAGTAAAAGCTGTTTTTTGCACCAAAATTTGGAACTTTTCTGCAAAGACAACTCAACTTTGTATCTCCAAGGCGTTGACCTAAAAATATGGAACATCTTCCTCAAAGGTCAACTGTACGTGCCGGCTTTGACTTCGAAGGTATGTAGAGATGATTACATCAGTGAAAGGAAGCATGGCAACGAAGCCAGGCTTCCTATAGAAAGCCGGGCGTTCGCGATTTCTAAGGGAGAAAACAGCTTCATAAGTGTAGGGTGTGACACTTATGGGTTCATCAACAATATTCATGGCAGCGTAGGGAACACAGCAGGGTGCTTAACAAGGTGCAACAGCATGGCTGATGTGCAAAACGATGGGAGTTGTACGGGGATAGGGTGCTGTAAGGTGGACATTCCTTTTGCAACGAAGAgcaataatagtaataatatgAGCATAGAAGCACATAGCTTCTCCAATTTCAATAGATCATGGGGATTCAACAACTGCAGCTACTCCTTTATAGCGAAAAAGGGTATCTACAAATTTTCGGTGAGTCATTTGATGAAGGGGGTATCGTTGGAGAGGGTTCCCATGGTTGTTGATTGGAGCGTTGGAGAATACGGCTGTGAAGTTTCCCGCCACAACATGTCTGAGTATATATGCAGCGGTAATAGCAGTTGCGAGGATTTCAAGAGTGGATATGGTCACCGATGCAGATGTAACAAAGGCTTTGAGGGAAACCCCTACCATCCCGACGGCTGCCGAGGTACTAtgtttattttgataaaaaaaaaaaaaaaaaaagtaactaCTCAAATGAAAAtgttagaaatatttttttataaagatttttATGTTAAAAGTATACTTTATTTGTTTAACtacactttaaaaaaaataacattctTGTAACACAtcaaaatcaaaccatatattttattatctaatGGTAAAAAAGAAGCATTTTCATATGAAGACAATagtaaaatttttatgatagtatccaaaaaaaaaaaaaaaaatagatactactatgaagattttataattatcttTAGATAAAGATACTTCTTTTTTATCATTAGATTATGAATGATATAGTTTGATTTTGATGTACTACaaaactattattttttttaaaatgtatgtgcctaaacaaataaaatacatttttaatataagaatcttcataaaaaatatttttaacatctTAATTTGAGTAGGTGCCAAAAAAATTAGGAGAGCACTTTTTAGTAAATTTGGTAGGTATTtgactaatttaaatattaaattatttttaataaataaattttattaatttatgtgtataaattttaataaatataagggttaagtatgattttggtctcTAAAGTAAGAACTGAAAATTTATTTAGTCCCCAACTTTTTTTTCGCTACAAAATGATCCCAAAGTTTTAACTAAGTTTTAAAATCGTCGTTCGCAGGAAAATACTCTTCCCCCTTCTTTCCCAAAATCAACCAACGTCAACCATAAACAGAATAAAAGTCCAAGCTGAACTAGaatccaccaccaccaccattatcatcatagtcatcatcatcatcattatcagaacttctctaaaattaacaaaaaaaaaagaaaccaaAGCTAAACCAAAATCCACCACTACCACCACCATTATCATCATGGTCATCATCAGAAGAACAATAATGAAAtcataagaaaaaatataagaagaagaagaacaacaacaacaatgataATGGAATCATAAAAAGAACAACAAAACTCAAAACCCAATTATCAacgaaattcaaaattaaaattctccCTCTTTCATTAACAAAACTCATATGcaattacaataataaaaaaattcctaaattcatcttcaattacaaaaacaaaaaattcataaatataATTACCAAAACAAATGACGAGACAAGGTGCAACGGCGAAAAAAAGGTGCGGCGAAACGAGGTACGACGGGAAGGAGGAAGTGCGGCGAGACGAGGGCGATGGCGAGGCGACGATGACGGCGAAGGCGAGGCGATGACGTCGGTGAGGGCGAGGAGCAGCGACGTCCACCCAAACGGTGAGATCCAGCGGCAAGGACTGAACGATGAAGAGCAGGAGCGGTAGTGACGACAGCGAAGAGCAGCGGTGGTGGCTCTTCTCCTTCCCGTTCCCTTCCCTTGCCTCTCTTTTCCCTGAACCAACACCCAATCCCCCTCGAGCTGATACTCTCCTCCTTTCCCTTAgcccgtttttttttttttttttttttttcttttcagttAAGGGTATTtttggaataaaaataaaaaattgataaaaaaaaataattttaaaatttagttaaactTTTGGAACTATTTTGTAGCAAAAAAAGATCCAAaacgaaataaatttttagctcctattttagaaatttaaccttaaatataagtataaattgTATTAACTTATATgcataaatttaataaatattttataaattatatttttttgtatgtaAATTTATATGCAAATTATTGTTGAGTAAatatttgtttaaaataataatatttattgataatatattattgttatttgatatttataatttttttttaacatttaatGGATTGAAAAACCAAAATGATGGCGCACCGCCCTTGCAGATATTCAGGAATGCAAGAACTATAACATGCATAACTGCATCAGTGAACATTATTGTCGCGAAACTGAAGGGTCATTCGAGTGCTTTTGTCCTACCGGGGAGTCTGGAGATGGAAAGAGAGAAGGTAAAGGATGCCACCGAAGCCTTGTAACCAAGGGTGCAATAATTGGTAAACAATTAGCTCAATTCACTCTTTCTTGGTATTCACGgtaaaatattttcatattaCATTGAGTGAATGACACAATgacatatactaaaattagttatcaaaattatttattaatataaaaaatgatactataataaattttataatataatacaatgataataatataataaaaaatttagtcgATATACttacttttttatatatatatatatatatttacataagtagaattgttttgataataaataaaaaagttatttttttatttgtttttgataaatgagttgaatttaaattaataattgatgtgacaagtaaatataaaaataatatatttattaacgctcaaacaaagtataatttataattttaacttcatgataaatatttatttttaaataaaattctacaaTCATTTATATaggttaaaaaaaatattataaagaCAATAAATTTATGTAGGTTCATAATATTTTTTGAGTATTTatctattttagtttttaaaaaattttgaaccaggcactttagtttttaattaaaattaattacttaattggTCCTTAACAATTAATTTCGTTAGTCACTTAGGTCCTTTATTCCGTCAACTTTAACAGAAGACAAAATGGTCTCTGACAATTCTAACgggacaaaatggtccctgaaaCGACACTGTTCTCTCTCAATTTTCATCATATCTTACATAATTTTAACACTCTAATATTACAACTTCAAACTACACAATGCACACTTTGCAACTTTAATATTCACAAGAAGAAAAATCCTCAACTTGTTTTCAACCAATTCATACAAAAAAAACTAATGATTATGTCTTTGAAGTACTTGTTGTCTTCGATGGATCCCATAAATATAGACAACAAATCTCATTTGTTAAGACCCGTCGTCGTCACCATTTTTCTCCTCTTCTGTCCTATCATCTCCATGGCCATATTGTCTACCACTCCGATAGTTTCCTTCAGCTTCTTCTCCGAACCAATGTTGAGTAATTGCTTCAATTTCTATATAAGCAGTGACAACGAAATTGCTTGCTGTACTGATAACTTCAATGCGAGGTTCAAACTGTCTGCCATCTTGGATTACGAGAGAGAAGGAATGAAGCACTCGAAATCCATTCTAAATGAAAATTTGCATATGATCTGATGTTGAAGGAGAATCTTCTCATGATGTCCTAATGTCCAACAATCTATATTGCTTGTTAGAGAGTGAAAAAAGGTGTGTCCTTGGAGTAGTTGTGGAACTTAATCTTGAAAATGTGGTGGACATTGTCGGAGTTAGAAGTGATGCTATTATCGAAGACGTGGAGGTAAATGTTTCTGACGGTGAAATGCAAAGGAGGTAGGTGTACTAACATagaaatttaattgaaaagtgtATAATCCATAATATGTTGAGATAAGTGCAATATATGCATTACACtatctaataaattttaattgttatttttatataaaatatatatataaaaatttacatacaattatatttatgtaaaattaatatttaaaaatattaaattatttaaaattattaactaaattattaattaatggtTCACAAATATCAACTTTAGATAGGATGAACATGTCTACAGTTCTTAATATTCTTTTCTGACAAGCTTCCCATCGTCTCAACCATCACCATGTATATATTTGTTTGCAGGGGTAGGCGTTGGACTTTTGACCTTGATTGTGGGAATTTCCAGTGTGTACCTGATGCATCGAAAATGGAAACCATTCAAATTGAAAGACATGTTCGTTGAACAAAAGTTTTCCTTCCCGTCTGCTAAAATCTTCACTGCAAAGCAACTCAGCAAGGCCACCAACAACTATGATAAAAAACAAATCATTAGTGAAGGATATAATAGTACGGTTTTCAGAGGAATTTTGTCCAATAACATGCTTGATGTTAATGTTGCTATCAAGAAGTTCAGCTTCAGGGAAATAGATCAGAGCCGAATTGAGGAATTCTTGAATAAGTTGGTTCTTCTAGAACAAATCAGGCATAGGAATGTGGTCCCCATCTTGGGTTATTGTTTAGAGAGTGAAGTTCCTTTACTGGTTTATGAATTTTTCAATAATGGTACCCTTTTTGACAAGCTTCACAAGCGAAACAACATCAACTTCTCATGGAAAACTCGTCTACAGATAGCAATAGAGGCAGCTACAGCTCTAGATTATTTGCACTCAGGTACCAGAATACCAATTATCCATTCAAATGTTTCAAGTGCCAACATTCTCCTTGATGACACTTATACTGCCAAATTATTGCTTGATTTTTGTACGAATGTAAGTTTGAGTTCGATGCATGAAATTGGATTAGATCTTTATTATTTGGACCCAGAGTATTTTCACACAAACTACCTTACTGTGAAAAGTGATGTGTATAGTTTTGGTGTTGTGCTAGCAGAATTGATAATAGCAGGGGCGAAACAAATTTATGTTGAGAAACCAGAAGGGGGATTTCCCCTTCTTGCTAAGCAGTTCATCTTAACCTTGGAAAAGAATAGCTTGGTTGATATTCTTGAAACTGGGATTGTGAATAAAGAAAATGAGGGGGAAATCATCCAAGTTGCTCTACTTGCAGCAAAGTGTTTGAGAATTCATGCAAAAGAAAGGCCCAGCATGCAAGTGGTTCTAAAGGAGTTGGTGAGTATAAGAGAGAAGCATCAAAGCAGACGCTACTCAGACTTAAGTTTGTTTGATGATACATCTAGCGCATTTGAACATGGCAGTAGTAGAACTAGCAGTGTCCAAGAATCATGTACTGATTCAATGTAAGTTATAATATTCAACTCAGTAATATATGTTAGAACTCAATGAGGAGATTAAGGAAATGATATTGTATTTAAGTTGTGTATATAATTATTGTATGAAACCATATAAGTATTATAGAAACCCTCAtcaattattataataaatactaATTTATAACTACTAATTATTACTAACTCTCAATTATTTAGAACAACTCTAGTAGAACATATTTTGAGtattatattagacttttatcgtaattgaactaatttaaaattaaaatttacatcTATTAGTATTACTGTATTAGTAATATACTAAAATAGAGCTAAAAATAACTCAAAATCAATTCTGTCTAATCTATATAATTGAAAACCCTAGTACAAACTCTAGTGCagctcctctctctctcccgtTGAGAT from Arachis stenosperma cultivar V10309 chromosome 9, arast.V10309.gnm1.PFL2, whole genome shotgun sequence encodes the following:
- the LOC130950555 gene encoding wall-associated receptor kinase 2-like isoform X2, which translates into the protein MELEIRLVFGMVIVLAKIVAAATQALPGCTETCGDVSIPYPFGIGVSSITSKSCFLHQNLELFCKDNSTLYLQGVDLKIWNIFLKGQLYVPALTSKVCRDDYISERKHGNEARLPIESRAFAISKGENSFISVGCDTYGFINNIHGSVGNTAGCLTRCNSMADVQNDGSCTGIGCCKVDIPFATKSNNSNNMSIEAHSFSNFNRSWGFNNCSYSFIAKKGIYKFSVSHLMKGVSLERVPMVVDWSVGEYGCEVSRHNMSEYICSGNSSCEDFKSGYGHRCRCNKGFEGNPYHPDGCRDIQECKNYNMHNCISEHYCRETEGSFECFCPTGESGDGKREGVGVGLLTLIVGISSVYLMHRKWKPFKLKDMFVEQKFSFPSAKIFTAKQLSKATNNYDKKQIISEGYNSTVFRGILSNNMLDVNVAIKKFSFREIDQSRIEEFLNKLVLLEQIRHRNVVPILGYCLESEVPLLVYEFFNNGTLFDKLHKRNNINFSWKTRLQIAIEAATALDYLHSGTRIPIIHSNVSSANILLDDTYTAKLLLDFCTNVSLSSMHEIGLDLYYLDPEYFHTNYLTVKSDVYSFGVVLAELIIAGAKQIYVEKPEGGFPLLAKQFILTLEKNSLVDILETGIVNKENEGEIIQVALLAAKCLRIHAKERPSMQVVLKELVSIREKHQSRRYSDLSLFDDTSSAFEHGSSRTSSVQESCTDSM
- the LOC130950555 gene encoding wall-associated receptor kinase 3-like isoform X3; translated protein: MELEIRLVFGMVIVLAKIVAAATQALPGCTETCGDVSIPYPFGIGVSSITSKSCFLHQNLELFCKDNSTLYLQGVDLKIWNIFLKGQLYVPALTSKVCRDDYISERKHGNEARLPIESRAFAISKGENSFISVGCDTYGFINNIHGSVGNTAGCLTRCNSMADVQNDGSCTGIGCCKVDIPFATKSNNSNNMSIEAHSFSNFNRSWGFNNCSYSFIAKKGIYKFSVSHLMKGVSLERVPMVVDWSVGEYGCEVSRHNMSEYICSGNSSCEDFKSGYGHRCRCNKGFEGNPYHPDGCRDIQECKNYNMHNCISEHYCRETEGSFECFCPTGESGDGKREGKGCHRSLVTKGAIIGVGVGLLTLIVGISSVYLMHRKWKPFKLKDMFVEQKFSFPSAKIFTAKQLSKATNNYDKKQIISEGYNSTVFRGILSNNMLDVNVAIKKFSFREIDQSRIEEFLNKLVLLEQIRHRNVVPILGYCLESEVPLLVYEFFNNGTLFDKLHKRNNINFSWKTRLQIAIEAATALDYLHSELIIAGAKQIYVEKPEGGFPLLAKQFILTLEKNSLVDILETGIVNKENEGEIIQVALLAAKCLRIHAKERPSMQVVLKELVSIREKHQSRRYSDLSLFDDTSSAFEHGSSRTSSVQESCTDSM
- the LOC130950555 gene encoding wall-associated receptor kinase 2-like isoform X1; translated protein: MELEIRLVFGMVIVLAKIVAAATQALPGCTETCGDVSIPYPFGIGVSSITSKSCFLHQNLELFCKDNSTLYLQGVDLKIWNIFLKGQLYVPALTSKVCRDDYISERKHGNEARLPIESRAFAISKGENSFISVGCDTYGFINNIHGSVGNTAGCLTRCNSMADVQNDGSCTGIGCCKVDIPFATKSNNSNNMSIEAHSFSNFNRSWGFNNCSYSFIAKKGIYKFSVSHLMKGVSLERVPMVVDWSVGEYGCEVSRHNMSEYICSGNSSCEDFKSGYGHRCRCNKGFEGNPYHPDGCRDIQECKNYNMHNCISEHYCRETEGSFECFCPTGESGDGKREGKGCHRSLVTKGAIIGVGVGLLTLIVGISSVYLMHRKWKPFKLKDMFVEQKFSFPSAKIFTAKQLSKATNNYDKKQIISEGYNSTVFRGILSNNMLDVNVAIKKFSFREIDQSRIEEFLNKLVLLEQIRHRNVVPILGYCLESEVPLLVYEFFNNGTLFDKLHKRNNINFSWKTRLQIAIEAATALDYLHSGTRIPIIHSNVSSANILLDDTYTAKLLLDFCTNVSLSSMHEIGLDLYYLDPEYFHTNYLTVKSDVYSFGVVLAELIIAGAKQIYVEKPEGGFPLLAKQFILTLEKNSLVDILETGIVNKENEGEIIQVALLAAKCLRIHAKERPSMQVVLKELVSIREKHQSRRYSDLSLFDDTSSAFEHGSSRTSSVQESCTDSM